Proteins encoded together in one Candidatus Xianfuyuplasma coldseepsis window:
- the gpmI gene encoding 2,3-bisphosphoglycerate-independent phosphoglycerate mutase — protein sequence MKRPVALIVMDGYGLRNDDTGNAVHMAKTPNIELLMNEYPTSYLNASGLAVGLPDGQMGNSEVGHLNLGAGRIVYQSLTRINKAIEDGEFFTNQAYLNAIKNVKENNSVLHIMGLLSDGGVHSHINHIKAFFKLAKDQGVPTTYFHAFLDGRDTPPDSGVLYVQELEAYMAEINYGKIASVGGRYYGMDRDKNWDRVQIHYDVFTQAKGPSASSAIDGIKASYKAGVFDEFVMPFNVVPEGTMKDGDSVIFANFRPDRAIQIGTALSNPTKSGLDYSKGPHNLTFVSTMSYSENVQGEIAFGLQKLDNMYGDVISRAGKKQLRIAETEKYAHVTFFFDGGMDKEIEGSTRVLVNSPKVATYDLQPEMSAYIVTDKVLDEIAKDEHDTIILNFANCDMVGHTGVIPAAVKAVETVDECVGKVVDAILDKGGVAIVTADHGNAEKMLDENGNPFTAHTTSIVPLIVTDKNVKLREGGILADVAPTMLQYLGIDQPSEMTGQSLVTKK from the coding sequence ATGAAACGACCAGTAGCTTTAATTGTAATGGATGGATATGGTTTGCGTAATGATGATACCGGAAATGCGGTTCATATGGCAAAAACACCAAACATCGAATTATTGATGAACGAATATCCAACCAGTTACTTAAATGCAAGTGGCCTAGCGGTAGGTTTACCCGATGGCCAAATGGGAAATAGTGAAGTGGGACATCTAAACTTAGGTGCGGGACGCATCGTGTACCAATCACTGACACGAATCAACAAAGCCATTGAAGATGGCGAATTCTTTACAAACCAAGCATATTTAAATGCGATTAAAAACGTTAAAGAGAACAACAGTGTTCTCCACATTATGGGTCTCTTGAGTGATGGTGGTGTTCACAGCCACATCAATCACATTAAAGCATTCTTTAAATTAGCCAAAGACCAAGGAGTACCAACTACATACTTCCACGCGTTTTTAGATGGACGAGATACGCCTCCTGATAGTGGAGTATTATATGTCCAAGAATTAGAAGCGTATATGGCGGAAATCAACTACGGAAAAATAGCGAGTGTTGGTGGACGTTATTACGGTATGGATCGTGATAAAAACTGGGACCGAGTGCAAATTCATTATGATGTATTTACCCAAGCAAAAGGACCATCCGCAAGTAGTGCAATAGATGGCATTAAAGCATCGTATAAAGCAGGTGTATTTGACGAGTTTGTCATGCCATTTAATGTCGTTCCTGAAGGAACAATGAAGGATGGAGACAGTGTCATTTTTGCGAACTTCCGTCCTGACCGTGCGATTCAAATTGGAACAGCGTTATCCAATCCGACAAAAAGTGGATTAGATTACAGCAAAGGGCCACATAATCTTACATTTGTTAGTACGATGTCATACAGTGAAAATGTACAAGGTGAGATTGCCTTTGGGTTACAAAAACTGGATAATATGTATGGTGATGTCATCAGCAGAGCTGGAAAAAAACAGTTGCGTATTGCCGAAACGGAAAAATATGCCCACGTTACATTCTTCTTTGATGGTGGTATGGATAAAGAAATTGAGGGGTCTACAAGAGTTCTTGTCAACAGTCCGAAAGTAGCGACCTATGACTTGCAACCAGAAATGAGTGCGTACATCGTTACGGATAAAGTCTTGGATGAAATTGCCAAAGATGAGCATGATACGATCATCTTGAACTTTGCAAACTGTGATATGGTTGGTCATACGGGTGTCATTCCAGCAGCTGTAAAAGCAGTTGAAACCGTTGACGAATGTGTCGGTAAAGTTGTCGATGCGATCTTGGATAAAGGTGGCGTCGCAATTGTTACAGCCGATCATGGTAATGCGGAAAAAATGCTCGATGAAAACGGAAATCCATTCACCGCACATACGACCAGTATAGTACCATTAATTGTGACGGATAAAAACGTCAAATTGCGAGAAGGCGGTATCTTGGCTGATGTTGCTCCAACAATGTTACAGTACCTTGGTATCGACCAACCGAGTGAAATGACTGGACAAAGTCTAGTGACAAAAAAATAA
- the secG gene encoding preprotein translocase subunit SecG produces the protein MRGIDIVLLILSLLLITIVVLQSSKDNAANAFSGEKSELFNNQKQRGFELIMNITTLVVSVFFIVTSILALAL, from the coding sequence ATGAGAGGAATCGACATCGTATTATTAATTTTATCGTTATTATTAATTACAATTGTTGTATTACAAAGTTCAAAAGACAATGCAGCCAATGCATTTAGTGGTGAAAAAAGCGAATTGTTCAACAATCAGAAACAACGTGGTTTTGAACTGATTATGAATATCACGACCCTTGTTGTCAGCGTATTCTTTATCGTTACTAGCATTTTAGCCCTTGCTTTGTAA
- a CDS encoding GIY-YIG nuclease family protein yields MSKEIFLKDVLRIDPEIIPNSKIVLNMTLGKGKESCIDAWLKSDRNNRNVEFTFWSNYGKQKNFREGNIVFGFARLNGYNNRYLLITVSKITHVPDYAHCDYEPLEEYNGFLGRLIIEVEKGNAFARYVFNLSRYIGKCIVVQILQTEYGTTPFPGYDNASFDFNTLKRNIDYDEWMYPLSSVNGVYMIFDSSNGKKYIGSAYGSQGIYGRWKAYLENGFDASEEESGIYYPNKQLKRIVNDPEKGMKYIEKNFNYTILEVLPFNSHKDTVIHREQYWKRVMNTINSPFGYNSN; encoded by the coding sequence ATGTCAAAAGAGATTTTTTTGAAAGATGTATTACGTATTGATCCAGAAATAATACCAAACTCAAAAATAGTACTTAATATGACTCTTGGTAAAGGGAAGGAATCATGTATAGACGCTTGGTTGAAAAGTGATAGAAACAATAGAAATGTAGAGTTTACGTTCTGGTCTAACTATGGTAAACAGAAGAATTTTAGAGAGGGCAATATTGTCTTTGGATTTGCCAGACTAAATGGCTATAATAATAGATACCTACTTATAACTGTAAGTAAAATCACACATGTTCCGGACTATGCTCATTGTGATTATGAGCCCTTAGAGGAATATAATGGATTTTTAGGTAGATTAATTATTGAAGTTGAAAAAGGGAATGCATTTGCACGATATGTATTTAATTTATCTAGGTATATTGGAAAGTGTATAGTAGTTCAAATTCTGCAGACAGAATATGGTACTACACCATTTCCAGGCTATGATAATGCAAGTTTTGACTTTAATACATTAAAACGAAATATTGATTACGATGAATGGATGTACCCATTGTCCTCAGTAAATGGAGTTTATATGATATTTGACTCTTCTAATGGGAAAAAGTATATCGGATCTGCATATGGATCACAAGGCATTTATGGACGTTGGAAAGCATATTTAGAAAATGGGTTTGATGCTTCGGAAGAGGAATCTGGAATTTATTATCCAAATAAGCAACTAAAACGAATAGTAAATGACCCGGAAAAAGGAATGAAGTATATTGAAAAGAACTTCAACTATACAATTCTTGAAGTTTTACCATTTAACTCTCATAAAGATACTGTGATTCATAGAGAGCAATACTGGAAACGAGTAATGAACACAATAAACTCGCCATTTGGATATAATAGTAACTAA
- the smpB gene encoding SsrA-binding protein SmpB — protein sequence MKIIARNKKAQHDYFLLDTYEAGIVLHGTEIKSVRANKVNIKDSYCLIRDEEMFIINMHIAKYKEGNIFNHNETRTRKLLLHKKEIIRIFNKIQGENLTIIPTKVYLEQGLCKVEIAIAKGKKQYDKRQALREKDAKRSIEKNLKNY from the coding sequence ATGAAAATCATCGCGCGCAATAAAAAAGCTCAACACGACTACTTTCTTCTGGATACCTATGAAGCAGGTATTGTTCTGCATGGGACTGAGATTAAAAGCGTTCGAGCGAATAAAGTCAACATCAAAGATTCGTATTGTTTGATTCGGGATGAAGAGATGTTTATTATTAATATGCATATTGCCAAGTACAAAGAAGGAAACATCTTCAACCATAATGAGACAAGAACACGTAAGTTGTTGCTTCATAAAAAGGAAATTATCCGTATTTTCAATAAAATTCAAGGTGAGAATTTAACGATTATCCCGACGAAAGTTTATTTGGAACAAGGCCTTTGTAAAGTAGAGATTGCCATTGCCAAAGGAAAGAAACAGTACGATAAACGCCAAGCCTTACGAGAAAAAGATGCCAAACGTTCGATTGAGAAAAACTTGAAGAACTATTGA
- the rnr gene encoding ribonuclease R yields the protein MRDKILSFLTSEQNKKTTIEELREVLHVSTSQELTALVKTVNELLDDAVIIENKKREFTLIKNTNYVTGHLDLKIRGFGFVIPDDPSLNDVFVPKEGINGAMNKDRVLVQVSPFGYGARQEGMITRVLERKYTHIIGTVIFQNGMGKLLSDDKTITQDIIIRRENLNGAKKYDKVRAKIINYSFKGKIECVVTDVLGNMSDKGVDVLSKILKYNIDPIFPPEVIAEAEAFTDVTESDVESRKDLRDIPYITIDGDDAKDFDDAVYVEQLHNGNYKLGVSIADVSHYVTKDSLLDKEAFHRGTSIYLPDRVIPMLPEALSNNLCSLVEGQDRLTITCEMEVTSSGKVKTYDIYPSVIHSHKRMTYNKINQIFHGDEKLAEEYVDFVGMFYQMRNLAKILKKHREQFGSINFETEESYFVLDENGKAVDVFPRERGISEHIIEEFMLKANQTVAEHMHWLDLPFIYRIHEKPTEEKLSRLINMASALGYRIKGKSEVSHLELQKLLDQVHGTEAEKGINLLMLRSMQKAIYSDINLGHYGLSFKFYTHFTSPIRRYPDLIVHRLLRTFLFEQNKSLDTIDYYRHKMTSIAARSSETERNAVFLEREVIDMKKAEYISGYINKRFDGIISSVTSFGLYVTLPNTVEGLVHISQLDDDFYHYSDPLMMLIGERTKTMYRVGDHVTIQVMNANIIDGEIDFKIIKRGDSNENHRAQ from the coding sequence ATGAGAGATAAAATACTATCATTTTTAACAAGCGAACAAAATAAGAAAACAACGATTGAAGAACTTCGTGAAGTCCTTCATGTTTCAACGAGCCAAGAACTCACCGCACTTGTGAAAACCGTTAACGAACTTCTAGATGATGCTGTTATCATCGAAAACAAGAAACGTGAGTTTACCTTAATCAAAAATACCAACTATGTTACTGGTCATTTGGATTTAAAAATCCGTGGTTTTGGATTTGTTATCCCTGATGATCCGAGTTTGAACGATGTGTTTGTTCCCAAAGAGGGAATCAATGGAGCGATGAATAAAGATCGCGTGTTGGTTCAAGTGTCACCATTTGGCTATGGTGCCCGTCAAGAAGGGATGATTACCCGTGTGTTAGAACGTAAATATACGCATATAATCGGGACGGTTATCTTTCAAAACGGGATGGGTAAATTACTCAGTGATGATAAGACCATTACCCAAGACATCATCATTCGCCGTGAGAACTTAAACGGTGCAAAGAAATACGATAAAGTCCGTGCTAAAATCATCAATTACTCCTTTAAAGGGAAAATTGAATGTGTCGTTACCGATGTCCTTGGAAATATGAGTGACAAAGGTGTTGATGTGTTAAGTAAAATCTTAAAATACAACATCGATCCGATTTTTCCACCAGAAGTCATTGCCGAAGCTGAAGCATTTACCGATGTCACTGAATCGGATGTAGAGAGTCGTAAAGACTTACGAGATATTCCGTATATCACCATCGATGGTGATGATGCGAAAGACTTTGATGATGCGGTTTATGTGGAACAATTACACAATGGAAACTACAAACTTGGGGTCTCCATTGCGGATGTTAGTCATTACGTAACGAAAGACTCATTATTAGATAAAGAAGCGTTCCATCGGGGAACAAGTATCTACTTACCAGACCGTGTGATACCGATGCTACCCGAAGCACTTAGTAATAATCTATGTAGTTTAGTGGAAGGACAAGATCGATTAACCATCACTTGCGAAATGGAAGTAACGTCCAGTGGAAAAGTGAAAACCTATGACATCTATCCGAGTGTGATTCATTCACACAAACGAATGACCTATAATAAAATTAATCAAATCTTCCATGGGGATGAAAAGCTAGCGGAAGAATATGTCGATTTTGTTGGCATGTTCTATCAAATGCGGAACCTCGCAAAAATCTTGAAAAAACATCGGGAACAGTTTGGATCAATCAATTTTGAGACTGAAGAATCCTATTTTGTTTTGGATGAGAATGGAAAAGCTGTGGACGTATTTCCGAGGGAACGAGGAATTAGTGAACACATCATCGAAGAGTTTATGTTGAAAGCCAATCAAACCGTTGCCGAACACATGCATTGGTTGGATTTACCGTTCATCTATCGGATCCATGAAAAACCGACCGAAGAGAAATTATCACGCTTAATCAACATGGCAAGTGCCCTGGGGTATCGGATCAAAGGCAAGAGTGAAGTCAGTCATTTAGAACTTCAGAAGCTTCTCGATCAAGTTCATGGAACCGAAGCCGAAAAAGGAATCAATCTATTGATGCTTCGAAGTATGCAAAAGGCAATATATAGCGATATAAACCTTGGACATTACGGGCTTAGTTTCAAGTTTTACACCCATTTTACGAGTCCAATTAGACGCTATCCAGATTTGATTGTTCATCGTTTATTACGTACCTTCTTGTTTGAGCAAAATAAATCGCTTGATACGATTGACTACTATCGTCACAAAATGACCAGTATTGCGGCAAGAAGCAGTGAAACTGAACGGAATGCCGTCTTCTTGGAACGAGAAGTCATCGATATGAAAAAAGCGGAATATATTTCTGGCTATATCAATAAACGCTTTGATGGTATAATAAGTAGTGTGACAAGTTTTGGTTTATACGTGACACTTCCCAACACTGTGGAAGGATTGGTTCATATCTCACAACTCGATGATGATTTTTATCATTATTCCGATCCATTGATGATGCTCATTGGTGAACGAACAAAAACGATGTATCGTGTTGGTGATCATGTCACAATTCAAGTGATGAATGCCAATATCATCGATGGAGAGATTGATTTTAAGATTATAAAACGAGGTGATTCCAATGAAAATCATCGCGCGCAATAA
- a CDS encoding IS3 family transposase: MLMTISIVSEYIYCYNYNRLQEKLKELPPIVYRK, translated from the coding sequence ATGCTCATGACGATTTCTATAGTATCTGAGTACATATACTGTTACAATTACAACCGATTGCAAGAAAAATTAAAAGAGCTACCACCGATTGTCTATCGGAAGTAA
- a CDS encoding sodium:calcium antiporter, translated as MLLIIGQYVLLAFVVIYATSKLSYYVDELDKKTHISGALIGGVLLATITSMPEFITSITSTMALNEPSLAFGNVFGSNIFNVVILAVADLLFLKQMFFNKVKTQRTTNAFVIVMYIIFMFPLLISGFTGLDYGSFTLNILLTFNLISLLIVILYVFSIRSMNNDETEQSEEGSDLTYKKIGLMFFLWAVVVVLSSYFVTIVADQLGDALNLGASFAGAIFLGVATSLPELTAVMTLMKLRNHEAALGNIIGSNVFNMTIISVVDILNVNDDIFNELVTNTEARENVSYLLILGLINSIILMLALLRKRSINKITYVLPSVLILIAYLVYIGLSV; from the coding sequence ATGTTACTAATCATTGGACAATATGTTTTACTTGCATTTGTGGTGATTTATGCGACTAGTAAATTATCGTATTATGTGGATGAACTGGATAAAAAAACCCATATTAGCGGAGCGCTAATTGGTGGGGTTTTATTGGCGACTATCACCTCGATGCCAGAGTTTATTACGAGTATTACATCAACGATGGCACTGAACGAACCAAGTTTGGCGTTTGGTAATGTTTTTGGTAGTAATATTTTCAATGTCGTAATTTTGGCTGTGGCAGATTTGTTATTCTTGAAACAAATGTTCTTTAACAAAGTGAAAACCCAACGGACAACCAATGCGTTTGTCATTGTCATGTACATCATCTTTATGTTCCCGTTACTTATTAGTGGGTTTACAGGATTGGATTATGGATCGTTTACATTAAACATTTTGTTGACATTTAACTTGATTTCGCTGCTAATTGTGATATTATATGTATTCAGTATTCGGTCGATGAACAACGATGAAACCGAACAGAGTGAAGAAGGTAGCGATTTGACCTATAAGAAAATTGGTCTTATGTTCTTCTTATGGGCTGTTGTAGTCGTCTTATCAAGTTACTTTGTTACCATTGTTGCTGATCAGCTTGGGGATGCCTTAAATTTAGGAGCTAGCTTTGCCGGAGCGATCTTCCTTGGTGTCGCAACAAGTTTACCTGAATTAACTGCCGTTATGACGTTAATGAAACTGCGAAATCATGAAGCAGCCCTTGGAAATATTATCGGTAGTAACGTCTTTAATATGACGATTATCAGCGTTGTAGATATTCTTAATGTGAATGATGATATCTTCAATGAACTCGTCACCAATACCGAGGCAAGAGAAAATGTATCTTACCTCTTGATTTTAGGGCTTATTAACTCTATAATATTAATGTTAGCTTTATTACGGAAACGTTCTATAAATAAAATTACCTATGTATTACCAAGCGTACTCATCTTGATTGCGTACCTTGTATACATCGGATTAAGTGTTTAG
- the eno gene encoding phosphopyruvate hydratase: MPYITDVYAREVLDSRGNPTVEVEVYTDSGAFGRALVPSGASTGEHEAVELRDGVKSRYLGKGVENAVKNVNEVIAPEILGLDVTQQVLLDNIMIDLDGTKNKGKLGANAILGVSMACARAAADFVGLPLYLYLGGFNAKELPTPMMNIINGGSHADNNVDFQEFMIMPVGAPTFKEALRTGAEVFHALKAVLKGKGYNTAVGDEGGFAPNLGSNEEALQVILEAIKKAGYEPGKDIMLAMDVASSEFYNKEKGVYVLAGEGGKELTSEELADFYVELCEKYPIISIEDGLDENDWDGWKVLTSKLGKKIQLVGDDLFVTNTERLGRGIKEGIANSILIKVNQIGSLTETFQAIEMAKKAGYTAVVSHRSGETEDSTIADIAVATNAGQIKTGSLSRTDRIAKYNQLLRIEDELGDVSVYNGLGSFYNIK, translated from the coding sequence ATGCCATACATTACAGATGTATACGCACGAGAAGTATTAGATTCACGCGGTAACCCTACCGTTGAAGTAGAAGTGTATACCGATAGTGGTGCCTTTGGACGCGCATTAGTACCAAGTGGAGCATCAACCGGTGAACATGAAGCTGTCGAATTACGCGATGGTGTAAAATCAAGATATTTAGGAAAAGGTGTCGAAAATGCCGTTAAAAACGTTAACGAAGTCATCGCACCGGAAATCTTAGGACTTGATGTAACACAACAAGTATTACTGGATAACATCATGATTGACTTAGATGGAACGAAAAACAAAGGGAAATTAGGAGCCAATGCGATTTTAGGTGTTTCAATGGCGTGCGCTCGCGCCGCAGCGGACTTTGTTGGGTTACCACTGTATTTATACTTAGGTGGATTTAACGCCAAAGAGTTACCAACTCCAATGATGAACATTATCAATGGTGGTAGTCATGCTGACAACAACGTGGACTTCCAAGAGTTTATGATCATGCCTGTTGGGGCTCCTACATTTAAAGAAGCGTTACGTACTGGAGCCGAAGTATTTCATGCGTTAAAAGCTGTTTTAAAAGGTAAAGGATACAATACTGCAGTTGGTGATGAAGGTGGATTTGCACCAAACTTAGGCAGCAATGAAGAAGCATTACAAGTGATTCTTGAAGCCATCAAAAAAGCTGGTTATGAACCCGGTAAAGACATCATGTTAGCAATGGATGTTGCGTCTAGCGAGTTCTATAACAAAGAAAAAGGTGTCTATGTATTAGCTGGTGAAGGTGGAAAAGAATTAACCAGTGAAGAATTGGCTGATTTCTATGTTGAACTATGTGAAAAATATCCAATTATTTCAATCGAAGACGGTTTGGATGAAAATGACTGGGATGGATGGAAAGTACTAACCAGTAAACTTGGTAAAAAAATCCAATTGGTTGGAGACGATTTATTCGTAACCAACACCGAGCGTTTAGGACGCGGTATCAAAGAAGGTATTGCGAACAGTATTTTAATTAAAGTAAACCAAATTGGTTCATTAACAGAAACATTCCAAGCCATTGAAATGGCAAAAAAAGCTGGATATACAGCTGTTGTATCGCACCGTAGTGGTGAAACAGAAGATTCTACCATTGCTGATATCGCGGTTGCAACCAACGCTGGACAAATTAAGACCGGTTCATTATCTCGTACCGATCGTATTGCAAAATACAATCAACTATTACGAATTGAAGATGAACTTGGCGATGTATCTGTCTATAACGGACTTGGATCGTTCTACAACATCAAATAA
- a CDS encoding MFS transporter codes for MTDDMNQDIESIDNNQPVKAESIFKNRDYRLLFFGQMVSNLGTHIYNFAISLYILVLTDGNATLAGIYMATGGMIYFGFALFGGAIVDRLEKVRVVYTTDFINGILILITGSLLFFGLSNTTIIVILFVVTIIMGVNGALFNPAASSLPPHILQENQLQQHSSISQGMFAIYGIIGAMLGGVLYSFVPIGVIFIFNGLTFFFSGVSETFIKTKTLEEGEVHDITFKQTLVDIKEGLQYVFTLKPILWLVIIASMLNFFTVPVVVNGLPYLFEIEIEKEAYFLAILNSSFTIGIVIVSVVLAVSIQRERVSPLIYRGLVGMASMFLFTAAALHFLLDGTLSFTWYMVISAISLIVMGFFNGFINIPFNVAIMKTIKKQMLGRVVTTIGIISNGLTPIAIALGGVAIDFLGLRVLFYVAAIAMWATAILALRNKYVREL; via the coding sequence ATGACCGATGACATGAATCAGGATATCGAATCCATTGATAATAATCAGCCGGTAAAAGCCGAAAGCATCTTTAAGAATCGTGATTATCGTTTACTCTTTTTTGGACAAATGGTATCGAATTTAGGAACCCATATATACAACTTCGCAATATCCCTGTATATTCTCGTCCTTACCGATGGGAATGCAACACTGGCTGGAATATATATGGCCACGGGTGGAATGATATATTTTGGATTTGCGTTGTTTGGTGGGGCTATTGTCGATCGGTTGGAGAAAGTGCGCGTTGTATATACAACCGACTTTATTAATGGAATACTAATTCTCATAACAGGGTCTTTGCTATTCTTTGGATTGAGTAATACAACCATAATCGTAATTCTTTTTGTGGTAACCATCATTATGGGAGTAAACGGAGCACTCTTTAATCCTGCAGCGAGTTCCTTACCTCCGCATATCCTACAAGAAAATCAACTGCAGCAACACAGTAGTATCTCTCAAGGGATGTTTGCGATTTATGGAATCATCGGTGCAATGCTTGGAGGAGTTCTCTATTCCTTTGTTCCCATCGGCGTAATCTTTATATTTAACGGATTAACATTCTTCTTTAGTGGTGTTAGTGAAACCTTTATTAAGACGAAAACACTAGAAGAAGGAGAGGTTCACGATATTACATTTAAACAAACCCTTGTTGATATTAAAGAGGGATTGCAATACGTGTTTACGTTAAAACCAATCTTATGGTTGGTAATCATTGCATCAATGTTAAATTTCTTCACCGTACCAGTTGTGGTTAATGGACTACCATACTTATTTGAAATTGAAATTGAGAAAGAGGCTTATTTTTTGGCAATTCTCAATTCCTCATTTACCATCGGAATAGTCATAGTTAGTGTTGTCCTAGCTGTATCAATTCAACGAGAACGAGTTAGTCCATTGATCTATCGTGGATTGGTTGGAATGGCATCAATGTTCTTATTTACAGCTGCAGCACTTCACTTTTTACTAGATGGTACCTTATCCTTTACATGGTATATGGTGATTTCAGCAATCTCGTTAATTGTCATGGGGTTCTTTAATGGCTTCATTAACATACCATTCAATGTTGCGATTATGAAAACCATTAAAAAACAAATGTTGGGTCGAGTCGTGACAACAATCGGAATTATTTCCAATGGTTTAACACCAATCGCAATTGCCTTAGGTGGTGTTGCGATAGACTTCCTAGGTCTTCGTGTGTTATTCTACGTTGCAGCAATTGCCATGTGGGCAACAGCAATCCTCGCTTTGAGAAACAAATACGTTCGCGAGTTATAA